In Ignisphaera sp., the sequence TTCAAAGCTATGCACAAATATCCATTAGCTGTAACTAGAAAACATCTAATCTTTAACTCTATTCTCTTGCTGATAAATGGATTGGATATGTCATACATTGTGTTAAGATTTAGAAAAACAGCAACACCTATCACCATACTTATTGAAAGAATAATTAACAGCCCAACAAATCCTGATATAGCTTTACGTAAATGCATATAAAAAGATGTTGTTTTGTACATTACTCAAACACCTATCTCATCTCATATGCTAATATATGTACCCTGTGGCAGAGCTCGTCGAAACGCTTTTGTCAACAAATGTTGCAACAACCGTTACAATAACCTTATCGCCTATAACAATAGAAGAACTTGTAGATCTTAGCTGGAGAGCAAGAGATATTTCCTGTCCTGGAGCTACAGAAACAGGGCATGCCACTACGTTAATATTATTATAGCATATCTCATTCCCAATTCTGTTTATAGGTAATAGAGTGAAGCTCGCATTTTTCGAAGAACTGATGTAAATAGTTACGTTGCTGATATCCTTTGTACCTAGGTTCTTTATATTGACTGTTGCAACAGCCACTTTATTATCTACTGAATTTATATTGAAACTTGTTATCGCAATTCTTTGTTGTTGCTGTAATGAGTTGAAGTATCCAGGAGCTAGTGTAAATAGTGCCATACCAATTGCTATGGTTATTACAATGCCAAGTACTATCGCCAGTAATTCGCTAATACCTTTATTCATCCGACTTTTCATCTGACCCCTGGATTTAGATACAAGTTTATAAAATGTCATAGGAGTGAAATTATGAGTAAGGCAAGTAGAGCTAGTGGTATGCTTCTTACAGTATCTATTATTGGAAATCCGCTTCTAATAATTGAGGATACTAGTGAGTATCCAATTAAAGATACTACAATTATAAGCGCTATAGCGCTACTTGGCAATGATGTTATAGCTACAAATTGAAGAATATTTGAAGCAAATAGCGTGTGTAGTGTTCTCCATATCCACAAGATTATGGCTAGATTGGCTATAGCAAAGAATTCAAATATGTACGAGGCTTTCTTAATATTGCCTTCATATGCTTTATATCTGTACAAATACTCATATACTGTTTGTATCGCTTCCTCATTACCCCCACCACTCTCATACATTATCCCTAGCAATAACAACACAAAATTGAATTGAAATGAAGGTGATGGGGCAACCGCTATTGCTTCATCAAAACCATGTCCAGATTCAACTATCGAATTTATATGCTTTAAAAGCTTAGCTGTTTTTGTGCTAATTGATGTACTATTCGCTGTAATATTCAATGCTCTGGGAATTTCGTAGCCATGTTTCTTAAGCTCTGCTGTTGTTTTTAGAATTTCTAGAGAGTCTCTATCAAGGGTTTCTATTTCCTTTAACTGCTTATTCACATTTATACTTGCTATAGATGCTATGATCCATCCCAAGACAATGCCTTGACTACCAATAGATATAAACAATAGTGATGATACAACAACTAATATAATTAGTGGGGTTAGCAACATCCTACCACTAACTCTATTTAACGATTTTGGCCTAGTAACATAAGCTATTGCACATAACAATGGCGTTGCCAAAATCACTGTCACTATAGCTATTCTCCAACTTATGATAGGTATTGCAACCACCAATGTTGGCAATAAGACAAATACTGCAATAGCTATTTGAAGAATTATGAACGTCACTTTTTCAGAATATATCTTTATTTCCCACTCCCACTTAATCAACTCCTCACTTAATACCGTTTTTAACCATGCTACAACATCTCCGCCTTCTCTAAGCCTCATAGCATATCCCAATAATACTCTCCTAAGCTTCTCGCTAGGTGTTATCTTGGCTCTTTGAATAATTGCTTCAACATAGGATTGAAAATATACCAAAGCATCTCTTTTAATAATACTCAATTCTCTCGAAATATATCGTAGAAGATTGGATCCAGAGATCTTTTTCACGAGAAAATCGATTCCACTTCCAACATATTCTGCAACAAGAAGCAAAATCATAAACCACTTTAATTCTGCATCAACAGAACTACTATGATGTTTAACATCAATCACAGGTTTTGCCAAAATGAATACAAACATTATTAGCGGTATGAAAGATGCTATAGACAATATAGGAATTTTATAAATTATTGATAGTACCACCATGAAAAGAGATGTTGATATCACTACAAAGAGAATGTTTATCCCTATCCTTATTTTACCCTCATCCAATGAAGCAAGACTCATAATAGAATATCTCCTATATAAATTAGCTATATTCTTCGCCACATCGCCAGACCAGGAAATTAGTGCCGGCACACCGAAAAGTGTCATAATATATGAGCAAAGAAGCGAAAATTTTAGTGCATTGCTTATAAACTCGCTAATTGAGTTGACCTTGACTAAATCTGTGTTAAATACTAGTAATATCGTTTCAGAAACCAGAACAGCTAATGATATTGCAAGACCAATAAAATATTCTATACAAAGTTTGCTATCTCTAAATGATCTCAAAATAAATTCCCTAATCATTGAAAGCATATTTAAAAGGTACTTAAAGAAATTGCTTAAGAGCTTCGCTTCATGAATTTTTATCTTCTTAACTTCAATATATTAATGGAAAAAGACCTTCTTTGAAGCTACATACAAATATCTAGTCTATTCTATAAAGATTCGTGTACTTCATCTGTATTTCAAGGCAAAGATTAATCTTACGATTTTCTCGGAAAGACTTGGGAGAAAACCTTTAAGAGGTCCTGCTTCATCAACTCTTTCTTAGTCTCTCAACATCAAAATTAAAGTTATTTGGCGCCGGGGGCGGGATTTGAACCCGCGCGGGGATATACCCCACTGGCTCTCAAGGCCAGCCCCTTAGACCGCTCGGGCACCCCGGCGCATTAATGTTTGTTGACGTGTCCAATTTTATTTTTCTAGCTGTTTTGTTTTTAATTGTTTATGAAAATTGTTTATAATTTTAATTTTCGTGCAAGTAGCACTTTGTAGCCTTTTTTTGAGGCTCTTATCTCTACTTTGCTGAATGTCTGTCTCATTAATTTCTCAATTTTTTCGGCGCCTTTTCTTGCAACTATTTGCAGTGTTCCTCCTGCATTTAGATGTTTTGGCGCTTCTACTATTATCCTCTCTACGACATCTGAGCCTGTTGCAAAAGGTGGGTTGCTGTATATTGCATCAAAAACCATGTTTGCTACTGGTTCATATAAATTACCATGGAGAATTATGATAGAGTTTGTATCTAGTTTGTTTCTGATAACATTCCTTCTTGCTAGTCTCACCGTCTCTTCATTTATATCTACCATATAAATCTTTAGTTTTGGGTTTAGCTTAGCTATGGTAATCCCTATTACACCATAACCACACCCCATATCGAGTACCATACCTTCTTCAGGTACTTCAGCATATTCTAGGAGAAGTTTTGTGCCATCATCAATTCTCTTATACGAGAATATGCCGGAAACAACCTCAAATTCTACTGTAACTCCCCTAATAACATCTGATATTAGTGCATAGCCACCTCTTCTCTTTACTTTTCTTGAATAATAGTGAGAGCCTGTCATGATCCCTCTACTTTCTTGGGTTTCTTCCACATAGGTGGGTACATATTTGGTTGCATAACAACACGTTCGATATTTGCCACAATACCCTTCTCACTTTTTATAATCTCGTCTAAATCCATGACACTTTTGCCAATAGCTATAAGCTCTCCCTTCAATGTGAATATAGCTACTCTATCACTTTTTTTCACATCATTCGATAAAGCAACTACACCAGGTGCTGCAAGCTGAGCACCATGTGTTATAGCGCCAACGGCAGAATCTTTTACTATAATCCTTGGCAAGTGAGCAACTATAAATTCTCCTGGTAGAACAATCTTTCGGATGAGGGTCTCATCTCCATATTTACGATGAAGGTAGAGAGCTTCGCTAACCTCATGCATGGTTACAACAGGTAGATCTTCCCTTATATGAGCGACAGCTGTTCTTCTCAACTCCCTCATATGAGCTTCAACACCAAGCAGAAGGCCTATATCATGACAAAGCTTCCTTATATAGGTTCCAGACTCGCATCTAACTTTAAATAAGACATGTTTTCCGTCCTCAACCTCCAGAACTTCTATCGAGTATATCTCCTTAATTCTCAAAGTTCTTTTAACAGATGATCTTAGAGGTGGTCTTTGATATATCTTGCCAATAAACATGTTCATGACCTCCATAAGCCTATCTGCTTCAACCTTATCGTGAAGCTCCATCAAAGCTACATACTCTTTGTAGGAATGCATAAGCAATCCTATGACTCTGGTGGCATTCTCTAGCGCTATTGGAAGTACTCCTGTAACCTTTGGGTCTCCCCGCCCAAACCCTAGATGGGTTTGGGCCCTAGGGTACCCCCATGCCCAGCTTTGGAGATGTTAAACATTTTCTTAATCCATGCTACAATTTCGTGACTTGTTGGACCAGGAGGTTTATCTAGCGGAATAAATCCATAATCTATATATACATCAATAGGTCTTTCAAGTGGATGGAAACCATATTTAGGATCTGTTTCAGCTTCTGATTTAATTATATAGTTACGCGTCTTACCTGCTATTTCATCTAGTCTCTTTAAAAAATTGAGGCCTTTTTCATTTTCTATATTCATAACTCCCACACAATTTCTTATCCTTAACTAGAAATATTTCTTTACTAGAAACATGAAGTATTCTATGCTGCAGAAGACTATCTCTTGAGCAGTGTTGGCGCTAACCTTACCTTTACCTTCTCTTTCATAAACTCTATAAGCCCTGCTTGTTCTAGGGCCTTAGCAACCTCTTCATCAGATGCTCCCCTTTGTATCTCAATTTTTTTGTCAAGCACCTCTATATGGTTTATATTGCATCTCCTTCTTTTTATACCAGAAACCTGCTTCGGCCCTGTTATAAGTACATAGTTTTCATCTATTATATCTACTATCACACACTTTCTACCGGCTTCTCTACCAGCAATTTTTACGCATATTCTTCCGATTTCTATTGCTGGCACGCCCCAACACCTTGTTTTTTACTGTGGTATATCTTTAATTAGAAAGGTTTTTAAGCTATTTTTTAGTGTTTTTAAATACAATTTCAAGTGCTTTGTCTATAATCTCAACAATTTCTTCGGGAGCAAATCTTTCGCTATTAATCACCAGGTCGAAGTCTGTATAATCACTGATGTCAATGTTGTAAAGTTTTAGAAACCTGTTCTTCTCTATCTCTTCTCTTAACTTGGTTTCTCTCAGAACCTCCTCAATTGGTTTTCCATCTCTTTCAGCGAGTCTTCGAACCCTAACATCGAAGCTTGCAACTATTGCTATTCTTAGATCTGCGAGTCCTTTCAGCAACCAAGGAGATGCATGCCCATCTATAACTACATTACCTTTTCTAGCCTCTTCCTTTGCAATAGAATCTAGCATTAAGTCTATAGATGGGTCTTTAGCCGCGATCTCAGTTAACTGTACAAGAGAGAGCCCACGCTCGCTAGCAATGCGCCTAAAAATTTGTCCTATTGAAATGTGTCTTAAACCACGTTTCTGAGCAACTAACTTTGCAATTGTTGTCTTGCCACTACCTGGGGGCCCACCTATTGCTATAACAATTTTCTTATTTTGTGACAGATTCTCTCACCACAATCTTTAGAGCCTCTCTTAAACAATTGGCGCATAGAACTCCTCCAAACATTCTCTGAGGCCTTTTTAATGTCTTCGGCAATTTCCTTCTTAGATCATCTTTTATCGGAACCCCATTCAGTATAGCGCCACATCTGGCACATTTCATTGGGGTATTCTTCCTTCTCTCATAGTGTACAACTGTTTTTCCGCCTGGTGTCTTTCTATGCATTCTCTTATAGGATCTTGACCTAAGAGCGGGCCTTGTCATATATTGAAAACACCAACTATTATCATTGCTACTATATGCAAAGTGTATCTATGTCCACACTTATAAGCTTTAAATGATGGGCCTATTTATTATTTATCGTCTAAAAGCATTTAGCCTAGTATTGACCAAGATACCTCTTTGCATAGTAGTCATATAGAGGTAGATATAGTAAGAATACTAAGAAATGTATCCACACAATCGATATGTTACATGCATTTTCTGCTGGAAACGCTATTGGAATAGGAGCTAGACAAGCACTATTAATTCTAATCAAATCAATATAGCTCCCAAAAAGAATTATTGATATTAATGAATATGAAACAAGTGCTATGATATAGAAA encodes:
- a CDS encoding methyltransferase produces the protein MTGSHYYSRKVKRRGGYALISDVIRGVTVEFEVVSGIFSYKRIDDGTKLLLEYAEVPEEGMVLDMGCGYGVIGITIAKLNPKLKIYMVDINEETVRLARRNVIRNKLDTNSIIILHGNLYEPVANMVFDAIYSNPPFATGSDVVERIIVEAPKHLNAGGTLQIVARKGAEKIEKLMRQTFSKVEIRASKKGYKVLLARKLKL
- a CDS encoding RNA-guided pseudouridylation complex pseudouridine synthase subunit Cbf5; translation: MALENATRVIGLLMHSYKEYVALMELHDKVEADRLMEVMNMFIGKIYQRPPLRSSVKRTLRIKEIYSIEVLEVEDGKHVLFKVRCESGTYIRKLCHDIGLLLGVEAHMRELRRTAVAHIREDLPVVTMHEVSEALYLHRKYGDETLIRKIVLPGEFIVAHLPRIIVKDSAVGAITHGAQLAAPGVVALSNDVKKSDRVAIFTLKGELIAIGKSVMDLDEIIKSEKGIVANIERVVMQPNMYPPMWKKPKKVEGS
- a CDS encoding tRNA pseudouridine synthase A codes for the protein MNIENEKGLNFLKRLDEIAGKTRNYIIKSEAETDPKYGFHPLERPIDVYIDYGFIPLDKPPGPTSHEIVAWIKKMFNISKAGHGGTLGPKPI
- a CDS encoding 50S ribosomal protein L14e — protein: MPAIEIGRICVKIAGREAGRKCVIVDIIDENYVLITGPKQVSGIKRRRCNINHIEVLDKKIEIQRGASDEEVAKALEQAGLIEFMKEKVKVRLAPTLLKR
- a CDS encoding AAA family ATPase, with the protein product MSQNKKIVIAIGGPPGSGKTTIAKLVAQKRGLRHISIGQIFRRIASERGLSLVQLTEIAAKDPSIDLMLDSIAKEEARKGNVVIDGHASPWLLKGLADLRIAIVASFDVRVRRLAERDGKPIEEVLRETKLREEIEKNRFLKLYNIDISDYTDFDLVINSERFAPEEIVEIIDKALEIVFKNTKK
- a CDS encoding 50S ribosomal protein L34e, which translates into the protein MTRPALRSRSYKRMHRKTPGGKTVVHYERRKNTPMKCARCGAILNGVPIKDDLRRKLPKTLKRPQRMFGGVLCANCLREALKIVVRESVTK